The genomic window TTCCCACGGCTGAGCGTGAAGGTCCGCCCGGAGCTCGTGACGTTCGACGCCCCGGACCTCATCCGCGTCACCGAGCACGGCGTGGAGGGCGGAGGCACACACCTGACACCCCACGAGGTGCACGAGCTCGTGGAGCGGCGCGGTGAGGACGTGGTGTTCTTCGACGGCCGCAACCAGCTGGAGGCGGAGATCGGGAGATTCCGCGGCGCCGTCGTGCCCCGCACCGAGACCACGCGGGACTTCCTGCGGGAGCTGGACTCCGGCGCCTACGACCATCTCAAGGACAAGGCCCTGGTGACCTACTGCACCGGCGGGATCCGCTGCGAGGTGCTGAGCGGGCTGCTGCGCAACCGCGGGTTCCGGGACGTGTACCAGCTGGACGGCGGGATCGTGCGCTACGGGGAGGCCTACGGGGACCGCGGCCTGTGGGACGGGTCCCTCTACGTCTTCGACGAGCGCCGGCACATGGAGTTCTCGCTCTCGGCCCGGTCCCTGGGGCGGTGCGTGCAGTGCGGGGAGGCCACGCCCCGGTACGTGAACTGCGCCAACCAGCAGTGCCGCCGGCTGTTCCTGTGCTGCGAGACCTGCACGGGCGCGGGAGCCCGGACCCGGTGCGCGGACTGCGTCCCGGTGGCCGCCTGACGGACCAGCCACTCGCACGACCCCGTGGCGGCCGCCGTCACCCACCCCGAGACCAGGAGACCACCGTGGAGAACCCTCAACCCACCGTCACCGACGCCGCAGTGACCGCCCTGCACACCGGGGAGGTGCGGGCTCACCGGTGGGACGGCCGGGAGCTGGAGACCGCCGCCGAGAAGTCACCGCGTACCGGGAGGCTCTTCCTGAGCGGCACCGGGTTCATCGGGGACGAACAGGGCGACCTCCAGCACCACGGCGGTCCGGACAAGGCGGTGTGCTGCTACGCGGCCGAGAACTACGACGCGTGGTGCGCGGAGGGGCGGGACCTCGGCCCCGGGGCGTTCTCGGAGAACCTCACCCTGCGCGGTGCCACGGAGGACCGCGTGTTCCTGGGCGACACGTTCCAGGTGGGCACCGCACTGGTCCAGGTCACCCAGCCGCGGACCCCCTGCAACACCATCTCGCGCCGCTGGTCGGACTGGGACCTGCCGCGGGAGATGGAGCGGACGGCCCGTACCGGCTTCTACCTGCGGGTCCTGCGGGAGGGCCACGTGGGCGCCGGGGACGCCTTTGAATTCATGAGCCGGCCCTCGGGTGCGGTGTCCGTGGGCGACGTCGTGCGCATCATGGCCGCCGGGACCGTGGACCGGGAGGCATACCGTGGCCTGGCGTCCGCGCCCGAGTTCCCGGAGCAGTGGCGCCGCAAGGTCCTGCGCCGACTCGGGGAGAACGGTCTGCTGTGAGCGCACGACGCCGCCGCCGTCCGGGCCCGCACCCGGCGCACCTGCCGCTCGCGCGTGCGGGGTCGACCCGTCCCGTCCCGGCCCGATCCGGACTCGCCCTGCGCCGTGCGCCCGGAAACGACCCCGGGCCCCGATCACCCCTGCAGGACGCGGTTCCCGCCGGGTGCGCCAACGGTCCCGGGCAGTATCGCGCCCCGTTCTCGATCCAGCCCCGACACGCACCCCGTCCGAGACACCGAGCAGCGAGAAGGAACCCGCGATGACCCAGGACGCCGCCCACCCGTTGCCGCACCCCCTCACCGGGCAGCCGTTCCCCTCGCCGGTGCCGCCCGGCACAGGGTGGCCCGAGGACCCCGCCGCCACAGACACCCCCGTGGCGCACGACGCCGCCGCGGTGCGCGATCTCGCCGCGACCGCCGAGGACGTGGACCAGCTCAACGCGATGGCCAGCGTGTGCCGTGCGTGCGAACGGCTCGTGCAGTGGCGTGAGGACGTGGCGGAGACCAAGCGCGCATCCTTCGCGGGCGAGCCGTACTGGGGCAGACCCGTGCCGTCCTACGGGGACCCCCGGGCGCGCGTGGCGGTCATCGGGCTGGCCCCCGCGGCGAACGGCGGGAACCGCACGGGGCGCATGTTCACGGGGGACCGGGCGGGGGACTGGATCTACGCGGCCCTGCACCGCGCGGGGTTCGCCGAGCACGAGACCGTGAGCACCGCCGGCGACGGCCAGGCACTGCACGGGGTCCGCATGGTCGCCCCCGTGCGCTGCGCCCCGCCCGCCAACAAACCGACGCCCGACGAGAAGGCCGCGTGCGGTGGCTGGTTCGACCGTGAGATCGCCCTGCTCACCGAGCTGCGGGGCATCCTGGCGCTCGGCGGCATCGCGTGGCAGACCGTGCTCGCCGCGGCCGTGCGGATGGGCTGGGAAGTGCCCCGGCCGCGCCCGAAGTTCGGGCACGGCGTCGTCGTGCCCCTGCGCACCCCCGACGGCCGGGACGTGCGGCTGGTGGGCTGCTACCACGTGAGCCAGCGCAACACCTTCACGGGTCTGCTCACCGAGCAGATGCTCGACGGCGCCCTGGCCCTGGCCGCCTCGGCGGGCACCTGATCGGGGCGCCGAGTGCCCGACGGCCCGGTGTTGCAGCAGTCCGGCGGGCTCGCCCGTCCAGGCACGTGGCGGGGCCGGTCGCCCGGGTGCGCACGGTCTGCGATCCGGTCGAGCGGGGCGAGTGGTGCCGCGCCACGGTCTCGCGGGCGCGAAGGGGGCGTGGGCGCGCGAGGAGAACACGCGGACCATGGAGTCAGGGCATCTGGGGCGCGGCGGGGGCGAGGCGTGGGTGTCCGAGGCGGCTGTCATGGAGGCGCCCGGGGCCCGGTGACGCGGTAGCCCGGTGGGCTCGGCCGCGCTGCCACGTGATGGCGGGCATGGGCGGCCCTGTGGCGTTCGGCGCCTCGCCGGTAGGCTGGACGACCATGAACGTGTGTCCCTGCGGTGGTGTCCCTGCCGGTGCGTCCTATGAGCAGTGCTGCGGGCCGGCGCTCGCGAACGATGCGTGGCCCGAAACGGCCGAGGCGCTGATGCGCTCGCGGTACACGGCGTTCGCCCTGGGTGCGGAGGACCACCTGTTCCGCACGTGGCACCCCGGCACCCGCCCGGCGGACACGACGGTGGACCCGGACACCCGCTGGGCCGGTCTGCAGGTGGACAGCGTGGCCGCGGGGGGACCGGAGGACGAGCACGGCATCGTGGAGTTCACCGCACACCACGTCACGGCCGGCCGGCCCGGCAGCATGCACGAGATCTCCGAGTTCGCGCGGCGCGCGGGCCGCTGGATGTACGTGGGGCCGGCCGCCTGCTGAGCGCCCGTCCCGGCAGGTGCGGCGCGGCACCGGAACGCGCCGCGAGGTGCCGGACGGGACCGAGGCCTGCGGGCGGCGTCATCCCCGCAGGCGGCACGCCCGGATCCGGCCCGCCCGCGCGGCCGCCCCCGCCGCGAGGTGCCGCAGTAGGGTTGGCCCATGAACATCGAGATCCGCAAGGGCGACATCACCAGGGTCGAGACGGACGCGGTCGTCAACGCGGCCAACTCCACGCTGCTCGGCGGCGGGGGAGTGGACGGGGCGATCCACCGGGCCGCGGGCAAGCAGCTGCTGGCCGAGTGCCGGAAGCTGCGGGAGACCACGCTGCAGGACGGCCTCCCCGCGGGTCAGGCCGTGGCCACGGGCGGCTACGAGCTCCCCGCGCGCTGGGTCATCCACACGGTGGGCCCGGTCTACGCCAAGACCAAGGACAAGAGCGACATCCTCGCGTCCTGCTACCGGGAGTCGCTGCGCGTGGCGGACGAGATCGGTGCGAGGTCGGTGGCGTTCCCGGCCATCTCCGCGGGGATCTACGGATGGCCCATGGACAGCGCCACAAAGATCGCGGTGGACACGGTGCTGGCCACGGACACGACGGTGGAGACCGTGGTGTTCGTGCCGTTCTCGGCGGACGCGGAAACCGCCTTCCGAGCAGCCCTCGAGGCCGCGCGGGCCTGACCCGCCGCGCGGAACCGATCCACCAGCCACCACTGACCCGGCGCGGCGCAACTGACCCGCCGCGGCACCCTCACGCCCGCACCACCCAGGGTTACGTGCAGATTTTGCCGAAACTCGACCCCGTTTCGGCAAAATCTGCACTTTTTCCTGGGGCCGCTGGCGGCAAAAAAGGCTGAGCGGTGCCGGTACCGTGCACTCCTCCGTTTCAGAGCCCATTCCCGCCGGTGACCGAGACGAAGGAGGTGTCGCTCCGTGTTCCGCAATGCACCGAGCGTCAGGACATCTCGCGCGCGAAGCTCACGTGACAAGGGCGCGGACATCCGCTCAGGAGATGCCAGCTCTGCCGGGCAGGGAGCGGTATTCTCAACCGACGAATTCCGTGGGAAGACCCCGCAATGACCGCGCGAGTCGCAGGTCATCCGCGCCCGGTCGTTGCCTGAAGCTCCCTCGGGTCCTTGAGAGTTCCACGAAGCCGAGGGACAAGTACAGCCGGATGGCGGGGACATTGGTGGACAGCACCTTCAGCCAGACCTGGTGGCCGTCGTGCTGAGCGGCTCGATCCAACGCCGCGCGCACGAGCTGGCGAGCCACTCCCTGTCTGTGCGCTGCCGGAGCCGCCGCCAGTCCGGCGATATACCAGTCGCCGAACGGCCCTAACTCTGGGCGTATCGTGATGTAGCCCACGATGATCTCGGACTGCCAGGCGACCAGCACGTCCTGCACCGTGGTTCCCGTGGGCGCTCCGAAGAACGGCCGGTCGGCACTCCAGTGCTCACCGGGATCGGTGCGCGGAGACCATCCGGCGTGGTCGATACGGGCCAGAATCCTGTCGTCCGCTAGACACGCAGGCCGGATGAATATCTCATCGGGCTCCGGCTCCGGCTCCAGCTCCGGCTGCTCGGCGCGCTCCATGCTGTGGTCACTCACCTGGCACCTCTCCGGTGGCTTGCTCGGTCCACGACATCATGCAGGACAGATGGTGGCGTGGGCGGTCATGAACGGGTTGGCCAGCTCTCGTGTGGAGTAAATGCAGATGGGCGAGCCCAAATCAGCATTAGCGGAGTAATTGCGTTAGGAGGACGACGGAGGGAAGCAGTAGGGGACTGCTGCAAGGCCCCCGCGCCCGCACCACATGGGCTTAAGTTCAGCTTTTGCCCAAATTCGACCCAGTGTCGGCAAAACCTGCACTTTTTCCTGGGAGGAGGCGGCGTCCACGAGCGGTGCGGCCCCGGCGGCGCGGCCTGATCAGATCAGGCCCAGCTCCTGCACCGCGGCGCGCTCCGACTCCAGCTCCGCCACGGAGGCGTCGATGCGCGCCCGGGAGAACTCGGAGATGTCCAGGCCCTGCACGATGGACCAGTCCCCTCCGGACGTGGTCACCGGGAAGGAGCTGACCAAGCCCTCCGGCACACCGTAGGAGCCGTCCGAGACCACGGACATCGAGGTCCAGTCGCCGCGGTGGTTGCCCAGCATGAGGTCCCGGGCGTGGTCGATGGTCGCGTTCGCTGCAGACGCCGCCGACGACGCCCCGCGGGCCTCCAGGATCGCGGCACCCCGCTTGGCCACCGTGGGGATGAACGTGTCCTGCACCCACTCGCGGGAGACCAGGTCCAGGGCCGGGCGACCGGCCACCCGGGCGTGGTCCAGGTCCGGGTACTGGGTGGCGGAGTGGTTGCCCCACACGGAGAGGTGCTTCACATCGTCCACGGACGCTCCGGTCTGCGCGGCGAGCATGGCCACCGCCCGGTTGTGGTCCAGGCGGGTCAGCGCGCTGAAGCGGGAGGCGGGGATGTCCGGGGCGTTGCGCTGGGCGATCAGTGCGTTGGTGTTGGCGGGGTTGCCCGTGACCACCACGCGGACGTCGTGGTCCGCCACGTCGTTCAGCGCCCTGCCCTGCTCGGTGAAGATCGCCCCGTTGGCCTCCAGCAGATCGCCGCGCTCCATGCCCTTGGTGCGCGGGCGGGCACCGACGAGCAGGGCCAGCTGGGCGCCGTCGAACACCTCGCGGGGGTCCGAGCCGATCTCCACGTCAGCGAGCAGCGGGAACGCGCAGTCCTGCAGCTCCATGACGGTGCCCTCCAGGGCGGGCAGCGCCGAGGGGATCTCCAGCAGCCGCAGCCGGACGGGGCGCTGGCGGCCCAGCATGTCCCCGTGGGCGATCCGGAAAAGCAGGCTGTAGCCGATCTGGCCGGCGGCTCCGGTGACGGCCACGGTGACGGGTGTGAGGCTCACGGTGATTCCTCCTGGGGTGCGTAACGCGTGTGTGGTGCGTCACAACGGGCACGGTGTGACCGACAGTATCAGCGCACCGGTTCAGCGCACGGCATAAGCACCTGTGCGCGCGGCACCGCGTCGGCCCACAATGGAGTCATGACTGACACCGCATTCCAAGGAAATCCCGTGCACACCGTGGGCGAGCTGCCCGCCGAGGGCACCTCCGTCCCCGCCTTCGACCTGGTCGGCGCCGATCTGGGCCCCGTGGCGTCGGACGAGTTCACCGGCCAGCGCATGGTGCTCAACATCTTCCCGTCCCTGGACACCGGCGTGTGCGCCCAGTCCGTGCGCGAGTTCAACAAGCGCGCGTCCGAGCTGCAGAACACCGCCGTGCTGTGCGTGTCCAAGGACCTCCCGTTCGCGCAGGCGCGCTTCTGCGGCGCCGAAGGACTCGACAACGTGGTCACCGCCTCCGCGTTCCGCTCCTCGTTCGGCGAGGACTACGGCGTGACCATGACGGACGGCCCGCTCGAGGGCCTGCTCGCGCGCGCCGTGGTGGTCGTGGACGAGAACGGCCGGGTGGTCCACACCCAGCTCGTCCCCGAGATCACCGAGGAACCGGACTACGACGCCGCCGTGGCCGCCCTGTCCTGACCCGGCAGCTCCCGCGCCGGACGGGGGACTGAGCTCGCGCCCTCCTGACCCGCGCGTAGTGCCCTGCCCCCGCGCGAGCTCGATGCCCTCGCCGGGCTGAGCCCGGCCCACCACACCAGACACGACGACGCCGCCGCGTCCCCGACGAGGGGGCGCGGCGGCGTCGTCACAGCAGCGAGCGGTCCGAGGACCGCGCGGCGCACGCGGCGCGCCCACAGGTGCGCCGCGTGCGGGTCGGATCAGGCCGTGAGGGAGTCCACGATCCGGTTCAGCGTGGCGGACGGGCGCATGACTCCCGAGACCAGCTCCGGCTTGGGCCAGTAGTAGCCGCCGAGGTCCGCGGGGGAGCCCTGCACGCCGAGCAGCTCGGCGTTGATGGTCTCCTCGTTGGCGCGCAGCTCGGAGGCCACCTCCCGGAAGGCCTGGGCCAGCTCGGCGTCCTCGGTCTGCCGGGCGAGCTCCTCGGCCCAGTACATGGCCAGGTAGAAGTGCGACCCGCGGTTGTCCAGCTCGTTGACCTTGCGGGACGGGGACTTGTTCTCGTTCAGGAACGTGCCCGTGGCCCGGTCCAGGGTGTCCGCGAGGACCTGCGCCTTGGGGTTGTCGAAGCGCGTGGCGAGGTGCTCGAAGGAAGCCGCAAGCGCCAGGAACTCACCGAGGGAGTCCCAGCGCAGGTGGTTCTCCGCCTGCAGCTGCTGCACGTGCTTGGGGGCCGAGCCGCCGGCACCGGTCTCGAAGAGGCCGCCGCCGTTCATGAGCGGCACGATCGAGAGCATCTTCGCGGAGGTGCCCAGTTCCAGGATGGGGAACAGGTCCGTGAGGTAGTCGCGCAGCACGTTGCCGGTCACCGAGATGGTGTCCTCGCCGCGGCGGATGCGGTCGATGGTGAACTGGGTGGCCTCCACGGGGGAGAGGATGCGGAGGTCCAGCCCGTCGGTGTCCTCCTGGGCGAGGTAGGTGTTGACCTTCTCGATCAGGTTGCGGTCGTGGGCGCGGGACTCGTCCAGCCAGAACACCGCGGGCATCCCGGACTCGCGGGAGCGGCGCACGGCCAGCTGCACCCAGTCCTTGATGGGGGCGTCCTTGGCCTGGCACGCACGCCAGATGTCACCCGGCTGGACGTCGTGGGACATGAGCACGTTCCCGGCGGAGTTGACCACCTGCACGGTGCCGGCCTCGGTGATCTCGAAGGTCTTGTCGTGGGAGCCGTACTCCTCGGCCTTCTGCGCCATGAGACCGACGTTCGGCACGGTGCCCATGGTGGTGGGGTCGTACGCGCCGTTCTCGCGGCAGTCGTCGATCACGGTCTGGTACACACCGGCGTAGGAGGAGTCCGGCAGCACGGCCAGGGTGTCCTTCTGCTCGCCCTCGCGGCCCCACATCTGGCCGGAGGTGCGGATCATCGCGGGCATGGAGGCGTCCACGATCACGTCCGAGGGCACGTGCAGGTTGGTGATGCCCTTGTCCGAGTTCACGTAGGCGAGCTCGGGGCCGTTGTCGATGGCCTCCTGGAACGCGGCCTTGATCTCGGCGCCGTTCTCCAGGGCGTCCAGGCCCGAGAGGATCCCGGCCAGTCCGTCGTTGGGGGAGAGTCCGGCCTTGGCCAGGTCCGCGCCGTAGCGCTCCATGACGTCCTGGAAGAACGCGCTGACCACGTGGCCGAAGATGATGGGGTCCGAGACCTTCATCATGGTGGCCTTGAGGTGGGCGGAGAACAGGATGCCCTCCTCCTTGGCGCGGACCACCTGGGCCGTCAGGAACTCGTCCAGGGCGGCGGCGCTCATGAACGTGGCGTCCACCACCTCACCGGCGAGCACGGGCACCGACTGCTTGAGCACGGTGGTCTTGCCGTCGCTGACCAGCTGGATGGTGAGGGTGTCGTCCGCGGGCATCACGACGGACTGCTCGTTGGTGCGGAAGTCGTCGTGGCCCAGCGTGGCCACGTTGGTCCTGGAGTCCTCGGACCACGCGCCCATAGTGTGCGGGTGCTTCTTGGCGTACTCCTTGACGGCCTTGGGCGCCCGGCGGTCCGAGTTGCCCTCGCGCAGCACCGGGTTCACGGCGGAGCCCTTCACGCGGTCGTAGCGCGCGCGGACGTCCTTGGCCTCGTCCGAGGAGGCGTCCTCCGGGTAGTCCGGCAGGTCGTAGCCGTCGGCCTGCAGCTCCTTGATGGCGGCCTTGAGCTGCGGGATGGAGGCCGAGATGTTGGGAAGCTTCACGATGTTGGCCTCCGGCGTCTTCGCGAGCTCCCCGAGCTCCCCGAGGGTGTCCGGGACGCGCTGCGCGTCCGTGAGCCGGTCCGGGAACTGCGCCAGGATGCGGGCGGCCAGGGAGATGTCCCGGGTCTCGACCTCCACCCCGGCCGTGGACGCGAACGCCTCGACCATGGGCTTGAACGAGTACGTGGCCAGCATGGGCGCTTCGTCGGTCTCGGTGTAGATGATCTTGGGCATGGACAATGACTCCTTGCATCGACGGTCACTGGGGCTACCCGCCAGCCTACCGCTGTCCCGCCCGCGCGGACCCGCCGTGACGGGCGCGGATCCGCGGGTGTGACCACCCTCTCCGGCGTCAGCTGCCCAGGGTGTGCTTGATGCGCTCGCGCTCCTTCTCGAGCTTGCGCAGCCGGTGGCCCAGCGTGAACATCCGCACCGACCCCACGAGGGCCATGATCAGCGCCCCGGCAATGGCCGAGAGCAGCATGGCGACACCCAGGGGGAGGGAGAAGGTCCACGCGAGGAACTCGAACTGCGTGTTCACGTTGTTCTGCAGGATGAACACCAGCAGCAGGATCAGCACCACCGCGCCCACGACGAGGGCGGCCCAGACCGTTCCGGAGACTCCCCGTTTCGCGGGAGTGTCCAGCGCGGGGTCCACCACGGGCTCGTGGCTGCCCGTGACCTCGCGCGCGCCCGTCCCGGCACCGGGGGAGGTGTCCTCGGCCGACGACGCCGCCCGCCCGGCTCCCGCGGGCTCGGTCCCGGCGACGTCGGCGCCCGCGGTCCGGCGCGCACCGCCCACCGGGCCCGGCTGCCGGTCGAGGTCCGCGCCGGTGTGCTCCGCGGGGGCGTGCCCCCGGCTGTCCCGAGGCGCTCCGCCGGGAACGGGACCCCCGCCGGAGGGGGCGGCAGCGGCGTCGTCGGCGGGGACGCGGGGTGCGGCTGGACGGTCGTGCGGTGTGCTGCTCACTGGGGGCCTCCCGGGCGGTTGCGTGGTGATGGCACCAGCGTAGGCCAGGATCCCGGGCGGCGACGGGTGCCCGCGGTGGACGGGGAGCACGAAAAAATGAGGACACGCTCACGACACGCTGACTCCTCGCCCGGAATCGGTGAACCACGGGTAACCTGACGTTCACTGTGAGACGCACCACACTCAACGGTGACGCCAGCCACGGCTTGCTTCAACCAGCACCGGGGTGCAACGCACATTCCATGGGCACCACATCAGGAGGAAACGTCATGGGAAAGTACACCTTCAAGGGGAAGGCTGCCGTGTCTGTCGCGGCGATCGCCGCACTCGCTCTCTCCGGCTGCGCCAGCGTGGGCGGCGGCGGGGACGACAACAAGGGCGGCGGTGACAGCAGCGCCAGCGCCCAGGAGGGCGGCGTGGTGACGGTGGCGGAGACCAACGCGTTCACCGGCGCCAACCCGAGTTACACGAAGACCAACCTGGACATCAACAACAAGATCTGGTCCATGACCCACGACTCCTTCTACAACGTGGACACGGAGCAGAAAATCCAACCCAACGAGGGCTTCGGCAGCTACAAGAAAATCTCGGACGACCCCCTGACCGTGGAGTACACGCTCAACGACACCCAGTGGTCGGACGGCAACAAGATCGACAAGGCGGACCTCCTGCTCGAGTGGACCGTATTCTCCGGCTACGCGAACGACGCCGACGAGGAGGGCAAGTCCGGCAAGGACTACTTCTCGATTGCCGGCTCCACCGACATTCTGGGAACCACCGACATGCCCAAGTTCTCCGCGGACGGCAAGAAGATGACCCTCACGTGGGGCAAGCCGAACGCAGACTGGGAGATCGGCATCAGTGGCGCGTCCACCCCGGCCCACGTGGTGGCCAAGAAGGCCGGCATGACCGAGGACGAGCTGCTCAAGGTGCTGGAGAACCAGAAGAAGGGCGACCCCAAGAACCCCCAGAAGCAGCCCGAGCTCGAGAAGATCGGCAAGG from Kocuria rhizophila DC2201 includes these protein-coding regions:
- a CDS encoding rhodanese-related sulfurtransferase, with protein sequence MSVPKIVLFYVFTPLADPEAVKLWQLNLAQRSGVKGRIIVSEQGINATVGGDIHDVKAYVRGLKEYAPFQHADIKWSDGAGDDFPRLSVKVRPELVTFDAPDLIRVTEHGVEGGGTHLTPHEVHELVERRGEDVVFFDGRNQLEAEIGRFRGAVVPRTETTRDFLRELDSGAYDHLKDKALVTYCTGGIRCEVLSGLLRNRGFRDVYQLDGGIVRYGEAYGDRGLWDGSLYVFDERRHMEFSLSARSLGRCVQCGEATPRYVNCANQQCRRLFLCCETCTGAGARTRCADCVPVAA
- a CDS encoding MOSC domain-containing protein, translating into MENPQPTVTDAAVTALHTGEVRAHRWDGRELETAAEKSPRTGRLFLSGTGFIGDEQGDLQHHGGPDKAVCCYAAENYDAWCAEGRDLGPGAFSENLTLRGATEDRVFLGDTFQVGTALVQVTQPRTPCNTISRRWSDWDLPREMERTARTGFYLRVLREGHVGAGDAFEFMSRPSGAVSVGDVVRIMAAGTVDREAYRGLASAPEFPEQWRRKVLRRLGENGLL
- a CDS encoding uracil-DNA glycosylase yields the protein MTQDAAHPLPHPLTGQPFPSPVPPGTGWPEDPAATDTPVAHDAAAVRDLAATAEDVDQLNAMASVCRACERLVQWREDVAETKRASFAGEPYWGRPVPSYGDPRARVAVIGLAPAANGGNRTGRMFTGDRAGDWIYAALHRAGFAEHETVSTAGDGQALHGVRMVAPVRCAPPANKPTPDEKAACGGWFDREIALLTELRGILALGGIAWQTVLAAAVRMGWEVPRPRPKFGHGVVVPLRTPDGRDVRLVGCYHVSQRNTFTGLLTEQMLDGALALAASAGT
- a CDS encoding YchJ family protein gives rise to the protein MNVCPCGGVPAGASYEQCCGPALANDAWPETAEALMRSRYTAFALGAEDHLFRTWHPGTRPADTTVDPDTRWAGLQVDSVAAGGPEDEHGIVEFTAHHVTAGRPGSMHEISEFARRAGRWMYVGPAAC
- a CDS encoding O-acetyl-ADP-ribose deacetylase, encoding MNIEIRKGDITRVETDAVVNAANSTLLGGGGVDGAIHRAAGKQLLAECRKLRETTLQDGLPAGQAVATGGYELPARWVIHTVGPVYAKTKDKSDILASCYRESLRVADEIGARSVAFPAISAGIYGWPMDSATKIAVDTVLATDTTVETVVFVPFSADAETAFRAALEAARA
- a CDS encoding GNAT family N-acetyltransferase; translation: MSDHSMERAEQPELEPEPEPDEIFIRPACLADDRILARIDHAGWSPRTDPGEHWSADRPFFGAPTGTTVQDVLVAWQSEIIVGYITIRPELGPFGDWYIAGLAAAPAAHRQGVARQLVRAALDRAAQHDGHQVWLKVLSTNVPAIRLYLSLGFVELSRTRGSFRQRPGADDLRLARSLRGLPTEFVG
- a CDS encoding malate dehydrogenase, which codes for MSLTPVTVAVTGAAGQIGYSLLFRIAHGDMLGRQRPVRLRLLEIPSALPALEGTVMELQDCAFPLLADVEIGSDPREVFDGAQLALLVGARPRTKGMERGDLLEANGAIFTEQGRALNDVADHDVRVVVTGNPANTNALIAQRNAPDIPASRFSALTRLDHNRAVAMLAAQTGASVDDVKHLSVWGNHSATQYPDLDHARVAGRPALDLVSREWVQDTFIPTVAKRGAAILEARGASSAASAANATIDHARDLMLGNHRGDWTSMSVVSDGSYGVPEGLVSSFPVTTSGGDWSIVQGLDISEFSRARIDASVAELESERAAVQELGLI
- the tpx gene encoding thiol peroxidase, which encodes MTDTAFQGNPVHTVGELPAEGTSVPAFDLVGADLGPVASDEFTGQRMVLNIFPSLDTGVCAQSVREFNKRASELQNTAVLCVSKDLPFAQARFCGAEGLDNVVTASAFRSSFGEDYGVTMTDGPLEGLLARAVVVVDENGRVVHTQLVPEITEEPDYDAAVAALS
- a CDS encoding NADP-dependent isocitrate dehydrogenase yields the protein MPKIIYTETDEAPMLATYSFKPMVEAFASTAGVEVETRDISLAARILAQFPDRLTDAQRVPDTLGELGELAKTPEANIVKLPNISASIPQLKAAIKELQADGYDLPDYPEDASSDEAKDVRARYDRVKGSAVNPVLREGNSDRRAPKAVKEYAKKHPHTMGAWSEDSRTNVATLGHDDFRTNEQSVVMPADDTLTIQLVSDGKTTVLKQSVPVLAGEVVDATFMSAAALDEFLTAQVVRAKEEGILFSAHLKATMMKVSDPIIFGHVVSAFFQDVMERYGADLAKAGLSPNDGLAGILSGLDALENGAEIKAAFQEAIDNGPELAYVNSDKGITNLHVPSDVIVDASMPAMIRTSGQMWGREGEQKDTLAVLPDSSYAGVYQTVIDDCRENGAYDPTTMGTVPNVGLMAQKAEEYGSHDKTFEITEAGTVQVVNSAGNVLMSHDVQPGDIWRACQAKDAPIKDWVQLAVRRSRESGMPAVFWLDESRAHDRNLIEKVNTYLAQEDTDGLDLRILSPVEATQFTIDRIRRGEDTISVTGNVLRDYLTDLFPILELGTSAKMLSIVPLMNGGGLFETGAGGSAPKHVQQLQAENHLRWDSLGEFLALAASFEHLATRFDNPKAQVLADTLDRATGTFLNENKSPSRKVNELDNRGSHFYLAMYWAEELARQTEDAELAQAFREVASELRANEETINAELLGVQGSPADLGGYYWPKPELVSGVMRPSATLNRIVDSLTA
- a CDS encoding LapA family protein — encoded protein: MSSTPHDRPAAPRVPADDAAAAPSGGGPVPGGAPRDSRGHAPAEHTGADLDRQPGPVGGARRTAGADVAGTEPAGAGRAASSAEDTSPGAGTGAREVTGSHEPVVDPALDTPAKRGVSGTVWAALVVGAVVLILLLVFILQNNVNTQFEFLAWTFSLPLGVAMLLSAIAGALIMALVGSVRMFTLGHRLRKLEKERERIKHTLGS